In Neokomagataea tanensis, the DNA window TGGTGCTATCCCCTGCATCTTACAACGCAAAGTCAGGCATGATTGTCTGCTGCCCAACGACCACACGCATCAAAGGCTACCCGTTCGAAGTTTCGCTTCAGGGCCAGCCAGCGAGCGTTGTGCTATCTGACCAGGTCAGGAGCCTCGACTGGCGAGCGCGCCGTGCAAAAATGAAGGGCAAGGTTACAGAGGACGAACTAGAATCTGTCCGTGAGAAGGT includes these proteins:
- the mazF gene encoding endoribonuclease MazF, producing the protein MPEWVPDCGEIVWLEFDPQAGREQAGHRPAVVLSPASYNAKSGMIVCCPTTTRIKGYPFEVSLQGQPASVVLSDQVRSLDWRARRAKMKGKVTEDELESVREKVRLLVG